A portion of the Acidihalobacter yilgarnensis genome contains these proteins:
- a CDS encoding ABC transporter ATP-binding protein, with translation MTDTPLIEARGLARYYGNHCAVQGISLELRSGEVLGLLGPNGAGKSTTLSMISGNLAPSAGRIHIKGIDLLDAPRKAKRHIGYLPEHPPLYHDLTVDEYLRYAARLHGIPRRETTEAVELAKSRTGLEDAGRALIAILSKGFQQRVGIAQAIVHQPAVIILDEPTVGLDPLQIREIRDLIRELCCEHGVILSTHILAEVQATCHRVMIINRGHTVFTDTLQHLAEQRPSTTLKVAFSTPPSAHELNAIEGVISVQAQADGRFRIEHAAEYSPAERIAEQAVARDWGLRELTPNAPAWNRPS, from the coding sequence ATGACCGACACGCCCCTGATCGAGGCACGCGGGCTCGCCCGTTATTACGGTAACCACTGCGCGGTGCAAGGTATTTCCCTGGAATTACGATCCGGCGAGGTGCTTGGCCTGCTCGGCCCCAACGGTGCCGGCAAATCCACCACGCTGTCCATGATCAGCGGCAACCTCGCGCCCAGCGCCGGACGTATTCACATTAAGGGCATCGACCTGCTAGACGCACCGCGCAAGGCCAAGCGCCACATCGGCTATCTGCCCGAGCACCCCCCCCTCTATCACGACCTGACCGTCGACGAATACCTGCGCTATGCCGCGCGCCTACACGGCATCCCTCGTAGGGAAACGACCGAAGCAGTCGAATTGGCCAAGTCGCGCACAGGGCTAGAGGATGCCGGACGCGCGCTGATCGCGATCCTCTCCAAGGGTTTTCAACAGCGGGTCGGCATCGCCCAGGCCATCGTCCACCAACCCGCCGTGATCATTCTCGACGAACCCACCGTGGGTCTCGATCCGTTGCAGATCCGCGAAATCCGGGATTTGATCCGTGAGCTGTGCTGCGAACACGGCGTAATCCTGTCGACGCACATACTTGCCGAGGTGCAAGCCACCTGCCACCGCGTCATGATCATCAACCGTGGACATACCGTGTTCACCGACACCCTGCAGCATCTGGCCGAGCAACGGCCCAGCACCACCCTGAAGGTCGCCTTCTCCACCCCGCCGAGCGCCCACGAGCTGAACGCAATCGAAGGCGTCATCTCCGTTCAGGCGCAGGCAGATGGGCGCTTTCGCATAGAACATGCCGCCGAATACAGTCCCGCCGAACGTATCGCCGAGCAAGCAGTCGCGCGCGACTGGGGACTTCGCGAACTCACCCCGAACGCGCCAGCCTGGAACAGGCCTTCCTGA
- a CDS encoding DesA family fatty acid desaturase: MLYGYLQLPWWGYVLVALALTHATIVTVTLFLHRCQTHRALDMHPLLQHFFRFWLWLTTGMVTQEWVAIHRKHHAKCETLEDPHSPHVYGIKKVMLEGAELYHAESMHPETMAHYGHGTPDDWLERHVYSRHNLMGVTLMAIIDAALFGVYGIAIWAVQMIWIPFWAAGVINGLGHYRGYRNYETTDGSTNVSPIGIIIGGEEMHNNHHAFPSSAKFSMRPWEFDIGWMYIRMLQALRLVRIKKVAPRPLFVANKDKLDVDTARAVVVGRLHLMANYARQVMLPVLQEELHKADDSCRRLLKQGRRALVREESRMDERARMRLASALESCESLNTVYQFRLRLQALWSRTQATDKLLGSLQEWCVQAEASGIRALQEFARDLRGYSLDKTAVSR, encoded by the coding sequence ATGCTGTATGGATATCTTCAGTTGCCGTGGTGGGGTTACGTGCTGGTCGCACTCGCGCTGACCCATGCGACGATCGTGACGGTGACGCTGTTTCTGCACCGCTGTCAGACCCATCGCGCACTCGACATGCACCCGTTGCTGCAACACTTCTTCCGTTTCTGGCTGTGGCTGACTACCGGCATGGTGACCCAGGAATGGGTGGCGATCCATCGTAAGCACCACGCCAAATGCGAGACCCTGGAAGATCCCCACAGCCCGCACGTCTACGGTATCAAGAAGGTTATGCTGGAAGGCGCTGAGTTGTATCACGCCGAGTCCATGCATCCGGAGACCATGGCGCACTACGGACACGGTACACCGGACGATTGGCTGGAGCGTCACGTCTACTCGCGACACAATCTCATGGGCGTCACGCTGATGGCGATCATCGATGCGGCGCTGTTCGGCGTTTACGGTATTGCCATCTGGGCGGTACAGATGATCTGGATACCGTTCTGGGCGGCAGGCGTGATCAATGGCCTGGGGCATTATCGTGGTTACCGCAACTACGAAACGACCGACGGCTCCACCAATGTTTCGCCGATCGGCATCATCATTGGTGGTGAGGAAATGCACAACAATCACCATGCCTTCCCCAGTTCAGCCAAATTTTCGATGCGGCCGTGGGAGTTCGATATCGGCTGGATGTACATCCGCATGTTGCAGGCCTTGCGCTTGGTGCGGATCAAAAAAGTGGCACCTCGCCCGCTGTTCGTGGCGAACAAGGATAAGCTGGACGTGGATACAGCCCGTGCAGTGGTCGTTGGCCGGCTGCACCTGATGGCCAATTATGCCCGCCAGGTCATGCTGCCGGTGTTGCAGGAAGAACTGCACAAGGCTGACGACTCCTGCCGTCGACTGCTCAAGCAGGGACGCCGGGCGCTGGTGCGCGAGGAATCCCGTATGGATGAGCGCGCGCGTATGCGTCTCGCCAGTGCGCTGGAGAGCTGTGAGTCATTGAACACGGTCTACCAGTTCCGGTTGCGTCTGCAAGCGCTGTGGAGCCGTACGCAGGCCACCGACAAGCTGCTGGGGTCTTTGCAGGAATGGTGCGTGCAGGCCGAGGCGAGCGGGATTCGCGCGTTGCAGGAGTTCGCCCGCGACCTGCGCGGGTACTCACTGGACAAGACCGCGGTTTCCCGTTAG
- the rpmG gene encoding 50S ribosomal protein L33 yields the protein MAKGAREKIRLISSAGTGHFYTTTKNKRNMPEKMEIMKYDPVVRKHVSYKEGKIK from the coding sequence ATGGCCAAGGGTGCTCGCGAAAAGATTCGACTGATCTCCTCCGCCGGGACGGGTCACTTCTATACCACGACCAAGAACAAGCGGAACATGCCAGAAAAGATGGAGATCATGAAATACGATCCCGTCGTCCGTAAGCATGTGTCTTACAAGGAAGGCAAGATCAAGTAA
- the rpmB gene encoding 50S ribosomal protein L28 translates to MARVCQVTGKRPLSGNNVSHAHNKTRRRFLPNLHSHRFWVEGEQRWVNLRVSSHGMRIIDKKGIETVLSEIRNRGEKV, encoded by the coding sequence ATGGCCAGAGTTTGTCAGGTGACGGGCAAACGCCCTCTTAGTGGGAACAATGTTTCCCACGCCCATAACAAGACCCGCCGCCGCTTTTTGCCCAATCTGCATAGCCACCGTTTTTGGGTTGAGGGCGAACAGCGCTGGGTGAACCTGCGCGTCTCCTCGCACGGTATGCGCATCATCGACAAGAAAGGTATCGAAACCGTTCTGTCGGAAATCCGCAACCGCGGTGAAAAGGTTTAA
- the folB gene encoding dihydroneopterin aldolase, whose translation MDRIFIQGLKVAAVIGVHEWERRITQTLCVDLSFAADVRRAAASDALEDTVDYAAVAARLRALGEEAAFGLVETFAERCAERVMTEFDVSWVRVGVTKDVALPGRTEVGVVIERGVPPESAP comes from the coding sequence ATGGATCGTATTTTCATACAAGGTTTGAAGGTGGCCGCCGTCATTGGGGTGCATGAATGGGAGCGGCGCATCACGCAAACCCTGTGCGTGGACCTGAGTTTCGCGGCGGACGTCCGCCGCGCGGCGGCCAGTGATGCGCTGGAAGACACGGTTGACTATGCCGCAGTGGCGGCCCGTTTGCGTGCTCTGGGCGAGGAGGCGGCTTTCGGGTTGGTCGAAACCTTCGCGGAGCGCTGCGCCGAGCGCGTGATGACGGAATTCGATGTGTCGTGGGTGCGTGTCGGCGTGACCAAGGATGTGGCCTTGCCGGGGCGTACGGAGGTGGGCGTGGTGATCGAACGCGGCGTACCGCCCGAGTCTGCGCCGTGA
- a CDS encoding MBL fold metallo-hydrolase: MSTRRLRFLGTGDSESMRFWNTNLLLESEGRRLLIDCGYTVKYALRDVGLTLADIDAIMITHVHADHAFGLERAGYETRYTLGRRIPLILEPDILPALWEHTLKGSMGLSSDGENRLEDFFDVQPVVGHCFEFAGCALRTFPTEHTPGMATYGLIFDDDVIFTADSKPLDWLAADRSARRILHDCSLQSWNPVHATLGELIEAYPRTVRERLLAIHYGDTLEAHRGLIERELGGVADQGGEIAWG; encoded by the coding sequence GTGAGCACGCGCCGTCTTCGTTTTTTGGGCACTGGCGATTCCGAGTCGATGCGCTTCTGGAATACCAATCTGTTGCTTGAGAGCGAGGGGCGGCGCCTGCTGATCGATTGCGGCTACACAGTCAAATATGCCCTGCGCGATGTTGGTCTGACGCTGGCGGATATCGACGCGATTATGATCACCCATGTGCATGCCGATCATGCCTTCGGTCTTGAGCGCGCAGGGTACGAGACACGCTACACCCTTGGGCGACGCATTCCGCTGATCCTCGAACCGGACATCCTGCCGGCGCTGTGGGAGCACACGCTCAAGGGCAGCATGGGGTTGAGCAGCGACGGGGAAAACCGACTGGAGGACTTTTTTGACGTACAGCCAGTCGTTGGGCATTGCTTCGAGTTTGCCGGTTGTGCGCTGCGCACCTTCCCGACCGAACACACCCCCGGCATGGCCACCTATGGCTTGATCTTCGATGATGACGTGATCTTCACTGCCGACAGCAAGCCGTTGGACTGGTTAGCAGCGGATCGTAGCGCGCGGCGCATACTCCATGACTGCAGTCTGCAGTCATGGAATCCCGTACATGCGACGCTGGGCGAGTTGATTGAGGCTTATCCCCGCACGGTGCGTGAACGGTTACTTGCGATCCACTACGGCGACACGCTGGAGGCGCATCGGGGTCTGATCGAACGCGAGCTGGGCGGGGTGGCCGATCAAGGTGGGGAGATCGCCTGGGGATGA
- a CDS encoding 2-amino-4-hydroxy-6-hydroxymethyldihydropteridine diphosphokinase encodes MNAQYPRVAGYVIGIGSNIDPEANVPRILDALLRHFGHLSMSRILRTQPVDMASAREFFNLAVFVETQIAPAALKNICNGIECALGRDRGDPSRALKDRVADLDILFALDPGEPLPALAQVDGVYFQPVVADIYGLLGLPVTAGGVAGVTIRLGEVSAGEVPATIHRDGRTGQIVVVEQRP; translated from the coding sequence ATGAATGCCCAGTATCCGCGCGTGGCAGGCTATGTGATCGGCATCGGCAGCAATATCGATCCCGAAGCCAACGTGCCGCGGATACTCGATGCGCTGCTGCGGCATTTCGGCCACCTGAGCATGAGTCGGATTTTGCGCACACAGCCGGTCGACATGGCTTCGGCACGGGAGTTTTTCAATCTGGCGGTGTTTGTGGAGACGCAGATCGCGCCTGCCGCCCTCAAGAATATCTGCAACGGGATTGAATGTGCCTTGGGGCGTGATCGGGGTGATCCGTCACGGGCACTCAAGGACCGGGTGGCCGATCTCGATATTTTGTTCGCACTCGACCCCGGCGAGCCGCTACCAGCGCTCGCGCAAGTTGACGGCGTCTATTTTCAGCCGGTCGTCGCCGATATCTATGGCCTACTGGGTCTGCCGGTGACAGCAGGAGGGGTAGCGGGTGTGACGATTCGCCTGGGCGAGGTTTCAGCGGGCGAGGTGCCGGCCACCATCCACCGGGATGGACGTACCGGTCAGATAGTCGTTGTCGAGCAGCGCCCTTAG
- a CDS encoding SDR family oxidoreductase, which yields MLAPYLINTGLVELLHAGADANDSPTDIVHITDIFALSPKPEFDLYCATKAGLENLSQSFAKRYAPRIKVNCLQPGPILFKDSHTPEMRRRVLAETPLGREGGPEAVYRALRALLDNDYLTGTSIPVDGGRHLAR from the coding sequence ATGCTCGCACCCTATCTGATCAATACGGGCCTGGTCGAGCTGCTCCACGCGGGTGCCGATGCCAACGACTCGCCCACCGATATCGTGCACATCACTGATATTTTCGCCTTGAGCCCCAAACCCGAGTTCGACCTCTATTGCGCGACCAAGGCCGGACTCGAAAACCTCAGCCAATCCTTCGCCAAGCGCTATGCGCCCCGGATCAAGGTCAACTGCCTGCAACCAGGGCCGATCCTGTTCAAGGACAGCCATACCCCGGAAATGCGTCGCCGCGTACTCGCGGAAACGCCACTAGGCCGCGAAGGTGGTCCTGAAGCGGTTTATCGCGCACTAAGGGCGCTGCTCGACAACGACTATCTGACCGGTACGTCCATCCCGGTGGATGGTGGCCGGCACCTCGCCCGCTGA
- a CDS encoding SDR family NAD(P)-dependent oxidoreductase, which produces MATSDNLPILVTGAGRRVGLHLANRLLDDGHAVIAHYHRPNASLEALAARGAITIQAAFDRTDGVLGLVEAVRAGTPALRAIVHNASAFTPTPPNPAPPLRCSRPSARSICSHPI; this is translated from the coding sequence GTGGCCACCAGCGACAACCTTCCCATACTCGTCACCGGCGCGGGCCGCCGCGTCGGCCTGCATCTAGCCAATCGCCTATTGGACGACGGTCACGCGGTCATCGCGCACTACCATCGACCGAACGCTTCGCTCGAAGCCCTGGCCGCACGCGGAGCCATCACGATCCAGGCGGCCTTCGACCGGACGGACGGTGTCCTCGGGCTGGTTGAGGCCGTGCGCGCAGGTACGCCAGCGCTACGCGCGATCGTGCACAACGCCTCGGCCTTCACACCCACCCCCCCGAACCCAGCGCCGCCGCTGCGATGTTCGAGACCTTCTGCGCGATCCATATGCTCGCACCCTATCTGA
- a CDS encoding class I SAM-dependent methyltransferase, which translates to MNQHQTDRLPTPTPEAAALSETLVAEIADEVAASGSWIGFDRYMARALYAPGKGYYSAGLANFGAAGDFVTAPELGELFARTLARQVATVFAALGGGELLEFGAGSGALAAALLDELGRLGALPTRYAILELSADLRERQREAIAARAPEALARVTWLTHWPETPLRGVVIANEVLDAMPVRSFGLAGGRVWEHGVELTHEGLGWASRLADSEFEAAVRRCLFLPIDEYPEGYRGEINDQLLPWFEGLSASLEQGVALLIDYGGVGAEVYRPGRVDGTLRAYYRHRLLDSPFWWPGLCDLTADVDFTAAAVAAENAGLRVAGFAPQSQMLLTGGLEVVFGEAFAAAPDERARLRLAQEVKRLTLPDEMGERFWGLALTRDYDGPLPGFEARDFRYRLMRD; encoded by the coding sequence ATGAATCAGCACCAGACCGACCGATTGCCGACCCCGACGCCCGAGGCCGCCGCGCTCAGCGAGACGCTGGTTGCCGAGATTGCCGACGAGGTCGCTGCCAGCGGGAGTTGGATCGGTTTTGACCGCTACATGGCACGTGCCCTGTATGCGCCGGGCAAGGGGTATTACAGCGCGGGGCTTGCAAACTTTGGCGCGGCCGGCGATTTCGTCACTGCTCCGGAATTGGGCGAGCTTTTCGCGCGCACCTTGGCTCGGCAGGTCGCAACCGTATTCGCGGCACTGGGCGGTGGCGAGCTGTTGGAATTTGGCGCAGGCAGCGGTGCACTCGCCGCCGCGTTGCTGGACGAATTGGGGCGCCTGGGCGCACTGCCGACGCGTTATGCCATTCTGGAACTCAGTGCCGATCTGCGCGAACGGCAGCGCGAAGCCATCGCCGCGCGTGCGCCGGAGGCCTTGGCGCGCGTGACCTGGCTGACGCACTGGCCCGAGACGCCACTGCGTGGCGTCGTAATCGCGAACGAGGTACTGGATGCCATGCCGGTACGCAGCTTCGGTCTGGCCGGGGGGCGGGTCTGGGAGCATGGCGTTGAGCTTACTCACGAGGGGCTGGGCTGGGCATCGCGCCTAGCAGACTCCGAGTTCGAAGCCGCGGTGCGCCGTTGTCTATTCTTGCCGATCGATGAATACCCCGAGGGTTATCGCGGCGAGATCAATGACCAATTGTTGCCTTGGTTCGAGGGTTTGTCCGCATCGCTGGAGCAAGGCGTGGCGCTGCTGATCGATTACGGCGGTGTAGGCGCGGAAGTCTATCGGCCGGGACGTGTCGACGGCACGCTACGCGCTTATTATCGGCATCGGTTGCTGGATAGCCCGTTCTGGTGGCCCGGTCTGTGCGATCTGACCGCCGATGTCGACTTCACGGCAGCGGCCGTGGCCGCAGAAAACGCGGGTTTGCGCGTGGCTGGCTTCGCGCCTCAGTCGCAGATGTTGTTGACCGGCGGGCTGGAGGTTGTATTTGGCGAGGCCTTCGCGGCCGCGCCGGATGAGCGTGCGCGGTTAAGGCTGGCTCAGGAAGTTAAGCGTCTGACCTTGCCGGACGAAATGGGGGAGCGCTTTTGGGGATTGGCGCTCACGAGGGACTATGACGGTCCACTGCCGGGTTTCGAGGCGCGCGATTTTCGCTATCGATTGATGCGTGACTAG
- a CDS encoding undecaprenyl-diphosphate phosphatase, with protein MPLTHLLALAVLQGLTEFLPISSSAHLILLPRLLDWPDQGLAFDVAVHLGTLSAVVIYFRGELWRMGRDWLASLAGRGTTSEARLAWAVLLATVPVGLAGLLFKGWIEHALRTPLVIAAATLGFGLLLGLSDWAGRRQRDEYTLGWRGVLAVGLAQALALIPGTSRSGVTMTAGLALGLTREAAARFSFLLSIPVIVLAGGLEVRDLATAGVAVDWATLWLGALVSGASALACIHIFLRLIARLSMWPFVFYRLVLGLALLVIYSS; from the coding sequence ATGCCGCTGACACATTTGTTGGCTCTGGCTGTGTTACAGGGACTGACCGAATTCCTGCCGATCTCAAGCTCGGCACACCTGATTTTGTTACCGCGCCTGCTGGACTGGCCGGATCAGGGGCTGGCATTCGACGTGGCTGTGCATCTCGGTACCTTGAGCGCGGTGGTGATCTACTTCCGGGGCGAGTTGTGGCGTATGGGCCGCGACTGGCTGGCCTCGCTCGCCGGACGGGGCACGACGTCGGAGGCGCGGCTCGCCTGGGCGGTACTGCTGGCGACGGTGCCGGTGGGACTTGCCGGCCTGCTGTTCAAGGGCTGGATCGAGCATGCGCTGCGCACGCCGCTGGTGATTGCAGCCGCGACGCTGGGCTTCGGGCTGCTGCTGGGGCTCTCGGATTGGGCTGGGCGGCGGCAACGCGACGAATACACCTTGGGCTGGCGCGGCGTGCTGGCGGTCGGTTTGGCTCAGGCGCTGGCGCTGATTCCGGGCACTTCGCGCTCAGGCGTCACCATGACCGCAGGTCTGGCGCTCGGGCTTACACGCGAGGCGGCGGCGCGCTTTTCATTCCTGCTTTCGATTCCAGTCATTGTCCTTGCCGGTGGTTTGGAGGTGCGCGATCTGGCGACAGCCGGGGTCGCGGTGGACTGGGCGACCCTATGGCTCGGGGCACTGGTTTCCGGGGCCAGCGCATTGGCTTGTATCCACATCTTCCTGCGACTGATCGCACGTCTGTCGATGTGGCCCTTCGTGTTCTATCGACTGGTACTCGGGTTGGCACTGCTCGTGATCTACAGTTCGTGA
- a CDS encoding sensor domain-containing diguanylate cyclase: MLDEQPKLADITAHLRDVVFRTHRNGYWCYLSPAWEQLTGYSVEESIGRHLIDTVHPDDRDMNLKVKQSLEVGQCNSSRHTKRMLCKDGRIIHVEVDVSITHGDEHEGRVSVGTIRDITERVEMEARISAERQRHEAVLSALQEGVVSLDLAGHIRYLNPTARDITGWIVGARIDEALSATLKIEDPHWITHLLNQLGTGLPYRHERPLKLISAPRWVELRLVPLDQTPAPNGGVLVLRDISAEQSLLERLRYQAEHDALTDLINRHAMHDILGREHANALRTGRPYALLICDLDEFKRVNDLHGHATGDHVLQTVALRLRQLMRRGDWLARWGGEEFLCLLPETEPEEAFSIAGRLCHDIATHAWEDPLDAMSPTMSIGMACWPDDLSDPEKLMLSADDALYRAKRSGRNRVWRIHPGDNVHEL; the protein is encoded by the coding sequence ATGCTGGATGAGCAGCCAAAACTTGCGGACATTACCGCCCATCTGCGCGACGTGGTCTTTCGCACCCATCGCAATGGGTATTGGTGCTACCTGAGCCCCGCCTGGGAGCAACTGACCGGCTACAGCGTGGAGGAATCCATCGGCCGCCACCTGATCGACACCGTCCATCCCGACGACCGCGATATGAATCTCAAGGTCAAACAGAGCCTGGAAGTCGGCCAGTGCAACTCTTCGCGCCACACCAAGCGCATGCTATGCAAGGATGGCCGCATCATCCACGTCGAGGTCGACGTGAGCATCACCCATGGCGACGAACACGAGGGCCGGGTCAGTGTCGGCACGATTCGCGATATTACCGAGCGGGTCGAGATGGAGGCGCGCATCAGCGCCGAGCGGCAACGCCACGAAGCTGTGCTCAGCGCCCTTCAAGAGGGCGTGGTATCGCTCGACCTCGCAGGACACATCCGTTACCTGAATCCGACCGCCCGCGACATCACCGGCTGGATCGTCGGCGCACGCATCGACGAAGCATTATCCGCCACCCTGAAAATCGAAGACCCACACTGGATTACTCATCTTCTCAATCAACTCGGTACCGGGCTTCCCTATCGACATGAGCGCCCACTCAAGCTCATCAGCGCCCCCCGTTGGGTAGAGCTACGATTGGTACCGCTCGACCAGACACCCGCACCCAACGGCGGCGTACTGGTCTTGCGCGACATCAGCGCCGAGCAATCGCTACTCGAAAGACTGCGCTATCAGGCAGAGCACGACGCACTGACCGATCTCATCAATCGCCACGCCATGCATGACATCCTGGGGCGCGAGCACGCCAATGCGCTGCGTACGGGCAGACCCTACGCTCTGCTGATCTGCGATCTCGACGAATTCAAGCGCGTCAATGACCTGCACGGCCATGCGACGGGGGATCACGTCCTGCAAACCGTCGCCCTACGTCTGAGACAGCTGATGCGTCGGGGCGACTGGTTGGCACGTTGGGGTGGTGAGGAATTTCTCTGCCTGCTGCCCGAAACCGAACCCGAGGAGGCGTTCTCGATCGCCGGCCGGTTATGCCACGACATCGCGACACACGCCTGGGAAGATCCGCTTGACGCCATGTCGCCGACCATGAGCATCGGCATGGCCTGCTGGCCCGACGATCTGAGCGACCCCGAAAAACTGATGCTCTCAGCCGATGACGCCTTGTATCGAGCCAAGCGTTCGGGGCGCAATCGCGTCTGGCGCATCCACCCCGGCGACAACGTTCACGAACTGTAG
- a CDS encoding multifunctional CCA addition/repair protein encodes MPDEIYLVGGAVRDGLLGLPIKERDWVVVGSTTEQMLRLGFKQVGKDFPVFLHPDTGEEYALARTERKTAAGYHGFAVHAAPDVTLEEDLRRRDLTINAIARRADGSLVDPYGGRQDLDQRVLRHVSPAFAEDPVRILRVARFAARLVPLGFRIADETLALMRDMTAAGEVDALVPERVWQELVRALAAPAPESFFETLRTCGALAKLVPELDRLWGVPQPPQWHPEIDTGVHTMLVLQQAARLSSEPLVRFAALVHDLGKGLTPPGEWPSHRGHEARGERLVTALCARLKVPNDFRDLARLTAREHGNVHKVLVMRADTILKLLEGVDAFRRPERFEQFLLACEADARGRPGFEAKAYPQPDFLRAALAAARAVPVQPLIVQGHAGSQLAEHLHRARAAAITLLPRPNTE; translated from the coding sequence ATGCCCGACGAAATTTACCTGGTGGGCGGTGCCGTGCGCGACGGCCTGCTCGGCCTGCCGATCAAGGAGCGCGACTGGGTCGTGGTCGGGAGCACCACCGAGCAGATGCTGCGCCTGGGTTTCAAGCAGGTCGGCAAGGACTTCCCCGTCTTCCTGCACCCGGATACCGGTGAGGAATATGCACTGGCGCGGACTGAGCGCAAGACCGCCGCGGGTTATCACGGCTTTGCGGTGCATGCGGCCCCGGATGTGACGCTGGAGGAAGACCTGCGCCGGCGCGATCTGACGATCAACGCCATCGCACGCCGTGCAGACGGCAGCCTCGTCGATCCCTACGGCGGACGCCAAGACCTCGACCAGCGAGTGCTCAGGCACGTCTCTCCTGCCTTCGCAGAGGATCCGGTGCGCATTCTGCGCGTGGCCCGCTTCGCCGCGCGCCTCGTGCCGCTGGGCTTTCGTATCGCCGACGAGACGCTCGCCCTAATGCGCGACATGACCGCCGCCGGCGAGGTCGATGCCCTGGTGCCCGAGCGCGTCTGGCAGGAACTGGTACGCGCGCTTGCCGCGCCCGCACCCGAAAGCTTCTTCGAGACCCTGCGCACCTGCGGTGCGCTGGCGAAGCTGGTCCCCGAACTGGATCGCCTCTGGGGCGTACCGCAACCACCACAGTGGCACCCCGAGATCGACACCGGCGTGCACACCATGCTGGTGCTGCAGCAAGCCGCTCGTTTGTCGTCGGAACCGTTGGTCCGCTTCGCGGCACTGGTGCATGACCTGGGCAAGGGCCTGACGCCCCCCGGAGAATGGCCCAGTCACCGCGGACACGAGGCACGCGGCGAGCGCCTGGTCACCGCGCTCTGCGCCCGCCTCAAGGTACCCAACGACTTCCGCGACCTCGCGCGACTGACGGCACGCGAACACGGCAACGTACACAAGGTACTGGTGATGCGCGCCGACACCATTCTCAAACTGCTCGAAGGTGTCGACGCCTTCCGCCGTCCCGAACGGTTCGAACAGTTCCTGCTCGCTTGTGAGGCCGATGCCCGCGGACGACCGGGTTTCGAAGCCAAGGCTTATCCGCAGCCTGATTTCCTGCGTGCCGCCCTCGCCGCCGCACGCGCCGTGCCCGTTCAACCCCTGATCGTTCAAGGCCACGCGGGCAGCCAACTGGCCGAACACCTGCACCGCGCGCGCGCAGCAGCCATCACCTTGCTGCCCCGGCCGAACACCGAATAA
- a CDS encoding complex I NDUFA9 subunit family protein yields the protein MKLTRVCILGGTGFVGRHLAARLSAHGLQLRIPTRHPQRHRDLQLLDGIQLVEADVHDPECLARVFEGCQAVVNLVGILNERGRDGRGFEHAHVELANKVVNACQGKGVSRLLHMGALGAENTPGTSHYLRTKAKAETLVHTLSGPALAVTSLRPSVIFGPGGDFLSHFAMLLDTIPAVFPLACPEARLQPVYVGDVADAFATALSDTRNHGARIDLCGPKRYTLRELVIYVARVKGLRRRIVGLPDWAARVQALVLERLPGKLFTMDNYRSLAIDSICPPNVAHCPTALEGIAPQYLGNQTPQRHYDRLRDLSQY from the coding sequence ATGAAGTTGACCCGCGTCTGCATACTCGGCGGTACCGGCTTCGTCGGACGCCATCTCGCCGCACGCCTCAGTGCCCACGGACTCCAGCTACGCATACCCACCCGGCACCCGCAACGCCATCGGGATCTGCAACTGCTCGACGGTATACAGCTCGTCGAGGCCGATGTGCATGACCCCGAATGCCTCGCACGCGTTTTCGAGGGCTGCCAGGCCGTCGTCAATCTGGTCGGTATCCTCAACGAGCGCGGTCGCGACGGACGCGGGTTCGAGCACGCGCACGTCGAGCTCGCCAACAAGGTCGTCAATGCCTGCCAGGGCAAGGGCGTCAGTCGCCTACTCCATATGGGCGCCCTGGGCGCGGAAAACACGCCCGGCACCAGCCACTACCTACGTACCAAAGCCAAGGCCGAGACCCTGGTGCACACACTCAGCGGTCCCGCGCTCGCTGTCACCAGTCTACGGCCCTCGGTGATCTTTGGACCCGGCGGCGACTTCCTCAGTCACTTCGCCATGCTGCTCGACACCATCCCTGCCGTGTTCCCGCTCGCCTGCCCGGAGGCCCGCTTGCAGCCGGTCTACGTCGGTGACGTCGCCGACGCCTTCGCGACGGCCCTCAGCGACACTCGCAATCATGGCGCGCGCATCGATCTGTGCGGCCCCAAGCGCTATACCCTGCGCGAGCTGGTCATCTACGTGGCTCGTGTGAAGGGCCTGCGTCGACGCATTGTAGGGCTCCCCGACTGGGCCGCTCGCGTCCAGGCATTGGTCCTGGAGCGGCTGCCTGGCAAATTATTCACGATGGACAATTACCGCTCGCTGGCCATCGACAGCATATGCCCACCCAACGTAGCGCATTGCCCCACCGCACTGGAGGGCATCGCCCCGCAATATCTCGGCAACCAGACCCCGCAGCGACACTACGACCGCCTGCGTGATCTCAGCCAGTATTAG